In Corylus avellana chromosome ca2, CavTom2PMs-1.0, the following proteins share a genomic window:
- the LOC132170930 gene encoding aquaporin NIP1-2-like, producing the protein MADNSGSNGSQAVTLNVNESEANRNIPSSSASKTSSNGGGFCLSVPFMQKLVAEVLGTYFLIFAGCAAVVVNLGNDKVVTLPGISIVWGLAVMVLVYSVGHISGAHFNPAVTIAFATCKRFPWKQVPAYISAQIIGSTLASGTLRLMFTGHENQFAGTMPAGSNLQTFVLEFIITFYLMFVISGVATDNRAIGELAGLAIGSTILLNVMIAGPISGASMNPARTLGPAIVHGKYNSIWVYLLATILGAISGAWVYNIIRFTDKPLREISKSGSFLKGSKNNNSI; encoded by the exons ATGGCAGACAATTCAGGAAGTAATGGAAGCCAAGCTGTTACTTTGAATGTCAATGAAAGTGAGGCCAATCGCAATATTCCTTCCTCCTCTGCCTCCAAAACCAGCAGTAATGGAGGAGGCTTCTGTCTCTCTGTGCCTTTCATGCAGAAG TTGGTGGCAGAGGTGTTGGGCACATACTTCTTGATATTCGCCGGTTGTGCAGCGGTGGTGGTGAATTTGGGCAACGACAAGGTGGTGACTCTGCCGGGAATATCAATTGTTTGGGGACTTGCTGTGATGGTTCTGGTTTACTCTGTTGGCCACATCTCCGGTGCCCATTTTAATCCTGCGGTCACCATTGCCTTCGCCACTTGCAAGCGATTTCCATGGAAGCAG GTGCCAGCCTATATATCAGCTCAAATAATCGGGTCAACACTGGCGAGCGGAACACTCCGGTTGATGTTCACCGGGCACGAGAACCAGTTTGCTGGAACAATGCCGGCGGGGTCTAACCTGCAGACTTTTGTGCTTGAGTTCATAATCACATTCTACCTCATGTTTGTCATATCCGGGGTTGCCACCGACAACAGAGCT ATTGGAGAGCTTGCTGGCCTCGCTATTGGGTCTACCATCCTACTTAACGTAATGATTGCCGG GCCAATTTCAGGAGCATCAATGAATCCAGCAAGAACCTTGGGGCCTGCAATTGTACATGGCAAATACAATAGCATATGGGTATACCTTTTGGCAACAATTCTCGGGGCTATCTCCGGTGCATGGGTCTACAATATTATCAGGTTCACTGACAAGCCGTTGCGCGAGATCTCCAAGAGTGGCTCTTTCCTAAAAgggtcaaaaaataataattctatCTAA